The following proteins come from a genomic window of Phycisphaerae bacterium:
- a CDS encoding sugar phosphate isomerase/epimerase family protein codes for MTAFKEPSRREFLAGSIAAGAAGLGSRLIAADTRPSEPEVKREETWQIGCYTRPWGGHEYRIALDAIAEAGFKYVGLMTAKSPTNLILSSATTPDEAARVGEEVKKRGLKVANVYAGDFFSTEPDAAVRALRRMIDASAIVGSPGLMLGGSGDPKHNDDYYRTVAACCDYAAQKNIGLSIKPHGGLNATGPQCRRAIEFVGHRNFRLWYDPGNIYYYSEGRLDPVDDAAMVDGLVVGMSVKDYLHPKNVDVTPGTGKVDFAAVMARLKKGGFTRGPLIVETLARGDLPTLLSEAKKARRFVEDLTAGRIAATRP; via the coding sequence ATGACAGCGTTCAAGGAGCCTTCACGTCGCGAGTTTCTTGCCGGTTCGATTGCCGCCGGGGCTGCAGGTCTTGGTTCCCGGTTGATCGCCGCCGATACACGGCCATCCGAGCCGGAAGTCAAGAGGGAAGAAACCTGGCAGATCGGCTGCTACACCCGGCCGTGGGGCGGGCATGAGTACAGGATCGCCCTCGACGCTATCGCCGAGGCCGGGTTCAAGTACGTCGGTCTGATGACCGCCAAGTCGCCGACCAACTTGATTCTCTCTTCCGCAACCACACCCGATGAGGCCGCTCGCGTCGGCGAGGAAGTCAAGAAACGCGGACTGAAGGTCGCGAACGTCTATGCGGGCGATTTCTTCTCGACCGAACCCGATGCGGCGGTCAGGGCTCTGCGACGCATGATCGACGCAAGCGCAATCGTCGGTTCGCCCGGTCTGATGCTCGGCGGCAGCGGCGATCCGAAACACAATGATGACTACTACCGCACGGTCGCCGCCTGCTGCGACTATGCCGCACAGAAGAACATCGGCCTGAGCATCAAACCTCACGGCGGCCTGAACGCCACCGGTCCGCAGTGCCGCAGAGCGATCGAATTCGTCGGGCACCGCAACTTCAGACTCTGGTATGATCCTGGCAACATCTACTACTATTCCGAAGGGCGGCTTGACCCCGTCGACGACGCGGCCATGGTGGACGGCCTTGTGGTGGGCATGTCGGTCAAGGACTACCTGCACCCCAAGAACGTGGACGTGACGCCGGGGACCGGCAAGGTCGATTTCGCCGCGGTCATGGCCCGGCTCAAAAAGGGCGGCTTCACCCGCGGCCCCCTGATCGTCGAAACCCTGGCTCGCGGGGATCTGCCCACGCTGCTGAGCGAGGCCAAGAAGGCACGGAGGTTTGTTGAGGACCTGACGGCGGGCAGAATCGCTGCGACGCGGCCGTGA